The following are encoded together in the Pseudobdellovibrionaceae bacterium genome:
- the xseA gene encoding exodeoxyribonuclease VII large subunit, translating to MSQLSFEDAQSAEDTENLKSDKDTKNAQSGKDAENQTNSAQKPTAFSVSSLNAYIRSLLEGDLPNLYIKGEISNFVAHSSGHYYFSLKDSKSQIRVVMFRGYNSKLKFKPKDGMEVLVKAKLSVYEPRGTYQLFCEHMEPQGLGALQLAFEQLKNQLRSEGLFLQENKKPLPPYPQHVVLITSPTGAALQDMLNVLQRRARNIKVTLIPALVQGEKAPASLLKAFKQITFLKNVDVIIMGRGGGSLEDLWAFNDEALARAVFASSIPVISAVGHEIDFSILDFVSDLRAPTPSAAAELVVKNSLELLEKINFLKLQLIKSFQSTLQRKKEKLLQLEAKVINPQTALQQASLRCDELRHRLDLLIKNTLQKQKQKINTFNAVLDSLSPLKVVSRGYSLLTDEQGSLVKKTSQVKKGDLLLAQLSDAHLQVEVKKIIKTNEKKQVNKTSK from the coding sequence ATGAGCCAGTTAAGTTTTGAAGATGCCCAAAGCGCCGAAGACACAGAAAACCTTAAAAGCGATAAAGATACTAAAAACGCTCAAAGCGGTAAAGATGCAGAAAACCAAACGAATTCTGCACAAAAGCCAACTGCCTTTTCTGTATCTAGCCTTAACGCTTATATTCGTTCTTTATTAGAGGGTGACTTGCCCAACCTTTATATTAAGGGCGAAATCTCTAACTTTGTAGCTCACTCCTCGGGGCATTATTATTTTAGTTTAAAAGATAGTAAGTCACAAATTAGAGTGGTGATGTTTCGTGGTTATAATTCTAAATTAAAGTTTAAGCCCAAAGACGGAATGGAAGTTTTAGTAAAAGCAAAATTAAGCGTGTACGAACCACGCGGCACCTACCAATTATTTTGCGAGCATATGGAACCGCAAGGTTTAGGTGCTTTGCAACTAGCCTTTGAACAACTAAAAAACCAATTGCGATCAGAGGGTTTGTTTTTACAAGAAAATAAAAAGCCCTTACCCCCGTACCCTCAGCATGTGGTTTTAATTACCTCTCCCACAGGAGCAGCGCTTCAAGATATGTTAAATGTTTTACAGCGAAGAGCGCGCAATATAAAAGTCACCCTAATCCCCGCGTTAGTTCAAGGCGAAAAAGCCCCTGCGTCTTTGCTTAAGGCTTTTAAACAAATAACATTTTTAAAAAATGTCGATGTGATTATTATGGGAAGGGGAGGCGGTTCGCTAGAAGATTTATGGGCTTTTAACGACGAAGCTTTAGCTCGAGCTGTTTTTGCCTCGTCCATACCGGTAATTTCTGCCGTGGGGCACGAAATAGATTTTAGTATTTTAGATTTTGTGTCCGACTTGCGAGCTCCCACTCCTTCGGCGGCTGCCGAGCTGGTGGTAAAAAATAGCTTAGAGCTATTAGAAAAAATTAATTTTTTAAAGCTACAGTTAATTAAAAGTTTTCAATCCACACTACAAAGAAAAAAAGAAAAACTATTACAATTAGAGGCAAAAGTAATTAACCCGCAAACCGCTTTGCAGCAGGCCAGCCTAAGGTGTGATGAGCTTCGCCATCGTTTAGATTTATTAATAAAAAACACACTGCAAAAGCAAAAGCAAAAAATAAATACTTTTAATGCTGTTTTAGATTCCTTAAGCCCATTAAAAGTAGTATCTAGGGGTTATAGTTTGCTAACAGATGAACAGGGAAGTTTGGTAAAAAAAACCTCTCAAGTAAAAAAAGGAGACTTGTTACTAGCGCAATTAAGTGATGCACACCTACAAGTGGAAGTAAAAAAAATAATAAAAACAAACGAAAAAAAACAAGTAAATAAAACAAGCAAATAA
- a CDS encoding penicillin-binding protein 1A — protein sequence MSQSSEKTTSLIKEKYLLVRQKLTPDNLPPFFKWLFYFVKNTSRKQRWVTAIGLSLFTVLVLFYVFLQAYLTLPQMIGLEDYKPLEMSQVLDRKNNLVAHFFKQKRVVVPFEDIPEHMIQAVIAAEDAQFFQHSGINYKAIFRALFANIRAGKKVQGASTITQQVARSLLLTREKTYIRKFKEAILAKRMESSLTKENILYLYLNQIYFGQGAYGIKVAARTYFHKDISDISIAEAAILAGLPKAPSAYSPYRHPKKAKNRQTYVLSRMLKEGFITEEQQEKAINEEISIYALKSTNLAPYYVEQLRQVLVKNIGEKALLEQGVSIYTGLDLKAQQSAQKEIQKALKALDKRQGFRGSLSNLQEFAKIKEFLDQQRTDIIYKKTEKKILLPSGEFKPLAELNLQTIENLTSTTPPLPSYLEPEDVLQAVVTDIDDQWGLVKVWVAEAQGIIDIESMKWARVPDPKTFYTLQEIKKPSQALKVGDVILVKIAASVFSSSDLNKKIRKYNDNYYSDQNKPLVFFNTSTKKESVFKKPLEETESLISLHPYNHKNINLKQLTSRFIKVTLEQKTLVQAALLSFDQKTEELIALVGGKNFKTSKFNRSIQAKRQTGSAFKPLVYLSGFDKGYRPNSSLLDAALIFKEATDATEENLEGQNTNATKKINTKENALSATETKDLPEELEEKEAEVWKPKNHSKKFIGDILYRNALIRSMNVPSVRLIEKLGVKWVEKYARRLGIFSPLNSDFTLALGSSAITLYEMTRSFSHIGRLGKRIRPILIHKVLSKQGEILAQNIRITDTLKRYTSHFEQKQESLRLAYLQYQKDKIIYENYQKNQTNTSLKNTDAQKAPQKPQAWVSLETPDGQSFRANLEKEPPLYFKDPNQLLKPTTAYLALSLLKGVVSDPHGTGRRAQILNRPTAGKTGSTNSYYDAWFTGFTNQIATGVWVGFDNEKTLGRGEVGGRAALPIWIGYMMSVHENLPVENFSVPEGIIFINIDNKTGKLATTQSKEVVQQAFLEGTEPKSIGDNWKVNENPTEQDGTEKKSPSALENEEPSSEDSDFFKEELSE from the coding sequence ATGTCACAATCTTCAGAAAAAACCACCTCCTTAATTAAAGAAAAATATCTGTTAGTAAGACAAAAACTTACCCCAGATAACTTGCCGCCTTTTTTTAAATGGTTATTTTACTTTGTTAAAAATACTAGCCGCAAACAACGATGGGTAACCGCTATTGGCCTTAGTTTATTTACTGTGCTTGTGCTGTTTTATGTTTTCCTGCAAGCCTACTTAACCTTGCCACAAATGATAGGCCTTGAAGACTATAAACCTTTAGAAATGTCACAGGTTTTGGATCGTAAAAATAATCTTGTGGCTCATTTTTTTAAACAAAAAAGAGTGGTTGTCCCCTTTGAAGACATACCCGAACATATGATTCAGGCCGTGATTGCAGCCGAAGATGCGCAGTTTTTTCAACACTCTGGTATTAATTATAAAGCCATCTTTCGAGCGCTTTTTGCCAACATTCGTGCAGGTAAAAAAGTGCAGGGAGCCTCTACCATTACACAACAAGTGGCAAGAAGCTTGCTTTTAACCAGAGAAAAAACTTATATTCGTAAATTTAAAGAAGCCATTTTAGCAAAACGAATGGAGTCTTCCTTAACCAAAGAAAATATTTTATATTTATATTTAAATCAAATTTACTTTGGCCAAGGAGCTTATGGAATAAAAGTGGCGGCTCGCACTTATTTTCACAAAGATATAAGCGACATTTCTATTGCAGAGGCTGCGATTTTAGCAGGGTTACCCAAAGCTCCCAGTGCCTATTCCCCCTACCGCCACCCTAAAAAAGCAAAAAATCGACAAACTTATGTTTTATCGCGAATGTTAAAAGAGGGTTTTATAACCGAAGAACAGCAAGAAAAAGCCATCAATGAAGAAATTAGCATTTATGCTTTAAAAAGTACAAACCTTGCCCCTTATTATGTGGAGCAACTACGGCAAGTTTTAGTAAAAAACATTGGGGAAAAAGCCTTGCTAGAACAAGGAGTAAGTATTTATACAGGCTTAGATTTAAAAGCCCAGCAAAGCGCACAAAAAGAAATACAAAAAGCTTTAAAAGCTTTAGATAAACGACAAGGTTTTAGAGGTAGCTTAAGCAACTTACAAGAATTTGCAAAAATAAAAGAATTTTTAGATCAACAGCGCACTGATATTATTTATAAAAAAACAGAAAAAAAAATACTACTTCCTAGCGGTGAGTTTAAACCCTTAGCAGAATTAAACTTACAAACCATTGAAAATTTAACTTCCACAACACCTCCCCTACCTTCTTATTTAGAGCCCGAAGATGTGCTACAAGCCGTAGTTACCGACATTGATGACCAGTGGGGTTTGGTGAAAGTTTGGGTGGCCGAAGCCCAAGGCATTATAGATATCGAATCTATGAAGTGGGCAAGAGTTCCCGATCCTAAAACATTTTATACCTTACAAGAAATAAAAAAACCCTCCCAAGCTTTAAAAGTGGGTGATGTTATTTTAGTAAAGATTGCAGCCTCTGTATTTTCTTCTTCTGATTTAAATAAAAAAATTCGTAAATATAATGATAATTATTATTCAGACCAAAATAAACCTTTAGTATTTTTTAACACTTCTACAAAAAAAGAAAGTGTGTTCAAAAAGCCTCTTGAAGAAACAGAAAGTTTAATTTCCTTACACCCCTACAATCACAAAAACATAAACTTAAAACAATTAACCAGTCGTTTTATAAAAGTGACTTTAGAACAAAAAACTCTAGTTCAAGCGGCCTTACTTTCTTTTGATCAAAAAACAGAAGAACTTATTGCTTTGGTTGGTGGAAAAAATTTTAAAACTTCTAAGTTTAATCGCTCAATACAAGCTAAGCGGCAAACAGGGTCGGCCTTTAAACCTTTAGTGTACTTGTCAGGCTTTGACAAAGGCTATCGCCCCAACAGCTCTCTTTTAGACGCAGCTTTAATTTTTAAAGAAGCCACCGATGCCACTGAAGAAAATTTAGAGGGCCAAAATACTAATGCTACAAAAAAAATTAACACTAAAGAAAATGCTTTATCTGCTACCGAAACAAAAGACTTGCCTGAAGAATTAGAAGAAAAAGAAGCAGAGGTTTGGAAACCAAAAAATCATTCTAAAAAATTTATTGGAGATATTTTATATCGCAACGCTTTAATACGCTCGATGAATGTTCCTAGCGTTCGATTGATTGAAAAACTTGGGGTTAAGTGGGTAGAAAAATACGCTAGGCGCTTAGGGATTTTTAGCCCTTTAAATTCTGACTTTACCTTAGCCCTAGGTTCCAGTGCCATTACTTTATACGAAATGACTCGCAGTTTTTCTCATATTGGTCGATTAGGAAAACGCATTCGACCTATTTTAATTCATAAAGTTTTATCCAAACAAGGTGAAATTCTGGCTCAAAATATACGGATAACCGACACTTTAAAACGATACACTAGCCACTTTGAACAAAAACAAGAGTCCTTACGATTGGCTTATTTACAATACCAAAAAGACAAAATCATTTACGAAAATTATCAAAAAAATCAAACTAACACCTCTTTAAAAAATACAGACGCTCAAAAAGCTCCCCAAAAACCACAGGCTTGGGTAAGCTTAGAAACTCCTGACGGACAAAGCTTTCGCGCTAACTTAGAAAAAGAACCCCCTTTATATTTTAAAGACCCCAACCAACTTTTAAAACCAACCACCGCCTACCTTGCATTAAGCTTACTAAAAGGTGTGGTGTCAGACCCTCATGGTACCGGCCGTAGAGCACAAATATTAAATCGTCCCACCGCAGGAAAAACGGGAAGCACTAACTCATATTATGATGCCTGGTTTACAGGGTTTACTAATCAAATTGCCACTGGCGTATGGGTTGGTTTTGATAACGAAAAAACTTTGGGCCGAGGGGAAGTGGGTGGCCGCGCCGCTTTACCCATTTGGATAGGTTATATGATGAGTGTTCACGAAAATTTGCCAGTAGAAAATTTTTCTGTCCCCGAAGGAATTATATTTATAAACATTGATAACAAAACTGGAAAGTTAGCCACTACACAATCTAAAGAAGTAGTACAACAAGCTTTTTTAGAAGGGACAGAGCCCAAATCCATTGGCGATAATTGGAAAGTTAACGAAAACCCCACAGAACAAGATGGCACAGAAAAAAAATCACCTTCTGCTTTAGAAAATGAAGAACCTAGCTCGGAAGATAGTGACTTTTTTAAAGAAGAGTTATCAGAATAA
- the uvrA gene encoding excinuclease ABC subunit UvrA has translation MIEVIKAKQNNLKNISIKIKKNTFTVICGPSGSGKSSLAFDTLYAEGQRLYIDSLPNYTKQFFKKALKPKVENILNIPPTIALEQKNTVQNSRSSVASLSGVSANLQSLFARLGTAYCPTHKEALTAYSADLACSFVINHLDKNMGVYVLIPLLEEVKNIAQLKLALTTDALTRLCQLSKDKKQIVSSFKVEQLTKKQSKNLYIVMDRVSLNEDPKQLKSRLRDSIQSAYHYFIKYNPSSIFSQCLIFNNNSEKKGSKKSAFKALKLTENLTCSQCDYQMSQIQTHFFNPQSAIGACPSCSGFGHTLEIDEKKIIPNSQLSIYEGAIAPLNMPSAVKDFRKLKKFCEEENIDLHTNWKDLKVFERKLIWDGSKKFFGIKGLFKYLETKKYKMHVRIFLSRYKSPCLCNTCHGGALKTDYLNIFIQKHSISDILNLRVEEALQFITQLQKKQNLLKATDAQQGAVVIKKLKNDLTYLNNLGLSYLHLNRLTKTLSGGEFQRLNLAKQISTQLSDSLYILDEPTIGLHPADTDKIINALKKIREQGNTVVVVEHDPEVISNSSHIIEMGPKSGIHGGEVIFSGNTKDFLNSSSPTAKALVHAPALHAKPRHLKKVKKIKLLGCHGHNLKNINLEIPLNRFTCVTGVSGSGKSSLITQTFLPALEAKLKQDFKISLPHKELLNYENIQSVYFINQKSVSGTQRSNCLSYLKIYDTIRKLLASTKKAQLLKLSASHFSLNVNAGRCETCEGLGFITVDMLFMDELKITCEDCKGKKFKPEVLSVKFQGHNILDILNMSVAEALKLFSAYPKVTKALRLLETVGLDYISLGQNSKNLSGGENQRLKIAKELQSSLGANNCYILDEPSTGLHFYEISLLIKVIQKLVDAGNTVIVIEHNLEIIKNADYVVDIGPNAGEKGGELIFQNTVNNLLKEKNNLTAKHLKKYINNQ, from the coding sequence ATGATTGAAGTTATTAAGGCGAAACAAAATAATTTAAAAAATATAAGTATTAAAATTAAAAAAAATACTTTTACGGTTATTTGCGGTCCCTCTGGTTCGGGAAAATCGTCTTTAGCTTTTGACACTTTATATGCAGAGGGGCAACGATTATACATTGATAGCTTACCCAACTATACTAAACAGTTTTTTAAAAAAGCGCTTAAGCCAAAAGTAGAAAATATTCTTAACATTCCTCCCACCATTGCCTTAGAACAAAAAAATACTGTGCAAAATAGTAGAAGTAGCGTAGCCAGCCTTAGTGGAGTTAGCGCTAATTTACAATCGTTATTTGCTCGGCTAGGAACAGCTTACTGCCCTACCCACAAAGAAGCTTTAACCGCTTACTCTGCAGATTTAGCCTGTTCGTTTGTTATTAACCACTTAGATAAAAACATGGGGGTTTATGTACTAATTCCCCTGCTAGAGGAAGTAAAAAATATTGCTCAGCTAAAGTTGGCCTTAACCACCGACGCCCTTACCCGCCTATGCCAATTAAGCAAAGATAAAAAGCAAATAGTGTCTTCTTTTAAAGTAGAGCAATTAACCAAAAAACAATCAAAAAATTTATACATTGTAATGGATCGCGTGTCGCTAAACGAAGATCCTAAACAACTTAAATCTCGGCTGCGTGATTCTATTCAAAGTGCTTATCATTATTTTATTAAATACAATCCTTCTTCTATATTTTCTCAATGCTTAATATTTAATAATAACAGCGAAAAAAAGGGCTCTAAAAAATCTGCATTCAAGGCCCTTAAACTAACGGAGAACTTAACTTGTTCGCAATGCGATTATCAAATGTCGCAAATACAAACGCATTTTTTTAACCCGCAAAGTGCTATTGGAGCTTGCCCTTCTTGCTCTGGGTTTGGACACACTTTAGAAATTGATGAAAAAAAAATTATACCCAACTCTCAGCTAAGCATTTACGAAGGGGCTATTGCTCCACTAAATATGCCTAGTGCTGTAAAAGATTTTAGAAAACTAAAAAAGTTTTGTGAAGAAGAAAATATCGACCTCCACACTAACTGGAAAGACTTAAAAGTTTTTGAAAGAAAACTAATTTGGGATGGCAGTAAAAAATTTTTTGGAATCAAGGGCTTGTTTAAATACTTAGAAACTAAAAAATACAAAATGCATGTTCGTATTTTTTTATCTCGATATAAAAGCCCTTGTTTATGTAATACTTGCCACGGAGGCGCCTTAAAAACCGACTATCTTAATATTTTTATTCAAAAACATTCGATATCTGATATTTTAAATCTTCGCGTAGAAGAAGCTTTGCAATTTATTACTCAATTGCAAAAAAAACAAAACTTATTAAAAGCAACCGATGCACAGCAAGGTGCGGTGGTTATTAAAAAATTAAAAAATGATTTAACTTATTTAAACAATTTGGGCTTATCTTATTTACATCTAAATCGACTTACCAAAACCCTTTCTGGAGGAGAGTTTCAGCGCTTAAATTTAGCAAAACAAATTTCTACTCAACTATCAGACAGTTTATATATTTTAGATGAACCCACAATAGGCTTGCACCCTGCCGATACCGATAAAATTATCAACGCCTTAAAAAAAATAAGAGAACAAGGCAATACCGTTGTTGTGGTAGAACACGACCCCGAGGTAATTTCTAATAGCTCGCACATAATAGAAATGGGGCCAAAATCGGGTATTCATGGTGGGGAGGTTATTTTTTCGGGAAATACAAAAGATTTTTTAAACTCCTCTAGCCCCACAGCAAAAGCCTTAGTTCACGCCCCTGCCCTGCACGCCAAACCTCGCCACTTAAAAAAAGTAAAAAAAATAAAACTGCTAGGTTGCCATGGACATAATTTAAAAAATATTAATTTAGAAATACCTTTAAATCGTTTTACTTGTGTAACGGGAGTTAGTGGCTCTGGAAAATCTTCGCTAATCACACAAACTTTTCTTCCCGCCCTTGAAGCTAAGTTAAAACAAGATTTTAAAATTAGCCTACCTCACAAAGAACTTCTTAATTACGAAAACATACAGTCGGTTTATTTCATTAATCAAAAGTCTGTGTCTGGCACCCAAAGAAGTAATTGTTTAAGTTACTTAAAAATATATGACACTATTAGAAAGCTGCTAGCTAGTACCAAAAAGGCTCAGTTATTAAAATTAAGTGCTTCGCATTTTAGTTTAAATGTAAATGCAGGACGCTGTGAAACTTGCGAAGGCTTAGGCTTTATTACTGTAGACATGCTATTTATGGATGAGTTAAAAATTACCTGCGAAGACTGTAAGGGCAAAAAATTTAAACCAGAGGTCTTAAGCGTTAAATTTCAAGGCCACAATATATTAGATATACTAAATATGAGCGTAGCCGAGGCGTTAAAACTTTTTTCTGCTTACCCTAAAGTTACCAAAGCGTTAAGATTATTAGAAACCGTGGGTTTGGATTATATTTCTTTAGGGCAAAACTCTAAAAATTTAAGCGGAGGAGAAAATCAACGCTTAAAAATTGCAAAAGAATTACAGTCTAGCCTTGGCGCCAATAACTGTTATATATTAGATGAACCTAGTACGGGCTTACATTTTTATGAAATTAGTTTATTAATAAAAGTAATACAGAAATTAGTAGATGCTGGAAATACAGTGATTGTAATTGAGCATAATTTAGAGATTATTAAAAATGCAGACTATGTGGTCGACATAGGCCCTAATGCAGGAGAAAAAGGTGGAGAACTAATATTTCAAAATACTGTTAATAATTTACTAAAAGAAAAAAATAACTTAACCGCTAAACATTTAAAAAAATATATAAATAACCAATGA
- a CDS encoding ABC transporter ATP-binding protein, whose amino-acid sequence MKYTIQFIKKELLQFKLIFIFALLLGVISGVAKSASPYIINQLMNSVWTTNNYSLNYSIIMCLLFSLTWVISAVARFFNTFIIAKLTETLMAKLKQKIFNACVNLNPSLFLQKFPKGASSILSQSLGDLQIISAGINNLSTIFREPFLLLFSAIYIIYIDWKLLALLAVVFPLISFLNKKFIYLLKSQNHSNLELQEDVTQNLKEGLEGLRTIHSFDLQEELTNNFKTKVVSFLNMQKRIFKKELAISPLSEIFMSLSMSIILLYVGHQIMQKHLSIADFTSFLFAATLLQASFKQLQTAMLRLQKVEVALERLATLFEKTSNNEQLANKKTKPLKPWSSIKINNLSYTYPNSKNPALKNINFELKKNTSLAIVGESGSGKSTLVKLIQGFLPPQQGSIYFGEQNIAEVSSKELLSNISLVDQNIFLFSASIKENILYGNIQKKHDANLEEDIISAAKLADAHQFITEKPKAYNSFLNVEGNELSGGQRQRLNIARALFKNAPLLILDEASSALDAKSAEAIQSTIDKLIPHTTSLIITHKLHSLKTANHIIVLDKGSVAEQGSHAELMQKKSLYFRLAVKQGISLD is encoded by the coding sequence ATGAAATACACTATACAATTTATAAAAAAAGAACTTCTGCAATTTAAACTAATTTTTATTTTTGCACTGCTTTTGGGTGTTATTTCGGGGGTAGCAAAATCTGCCTCTCCGTATATTATTAACCAGCTAATGAACTCTGTTTGGACTACAAACAATTACAGCCTAAACTACTCTATTATCATGTGCTTGTTGTTTTCTCTTACCTGGGTTATTTCGGCAGTTGCTCGTTTTTTTAACACTTTTATTATTGCCAAATTAACAGAAACCCTTATGGCTAAATTAAAGCAAAAGATATTTAATGCTTGCGTAAACTTAAACCCCAGTCTTTTTTTACAAAAATTTCCTAAAGGCGCAAGTTCTATCCTTAGTCAGTCTTTAGGTGATTTACAAATTATCTCTGCTGGAATAAACAATTTATCCACTATTTTTAGGGAGCCTTTTTTATTATTATTTTCTGCCATCTATATTATATATATAGACTGGAAGCTGCTAGCCTTACTGGCTGTTGTGTTTCCTTTAATTTCTTTTTTAAACAAAAAATTTATCTATTTATTAAAAAGCCAAAATCATAGCAATTTAGAATTACAAGAAGATGTAACACAAAACCTAAAAGAAGGCCTTGAGGGCCTAAGAACTATTCACAGCTTTGATTTACAAGAAGAGCTAACAAACAATTTTAAAACTAAAGTAGTTTCTTTTTTAAATATGCAAAAAAGAATTTTTAAAAAAGAACTTGCCATCTCTCCATTGTCAGAAATTTTTATGTCCCTAAGCATGAGCATAATTCTTTTGTATGTCGGACACCAAATTATGCAAAAACACCTAAGTATTGCCGACTTTACTTCTTTTTTATTTGCCGCCACTTTACTGCAAGCCTCCTTTAAACAGTTACAAACCGCTATGTTAAGGCTTCAAAAAGTAGAGGTGGCCTTAGAGCGACTAGCAACTTTGTTTGAAAAAACTTCTAATAACGAACAGCTAGCTAATAAAAAAACAAAACCACTAAAGCCTTGGTCGAGCATAAAAATCAATAACTTGTCCTACACCTATCCCAATAGCAAAAACCCTGCTTTAAAAAATATTAACTTTGAGTTGAAAAAAAATACAAGCCTTGCCATTGTTGGCGAAAGTGGTTCTGGCAAATCGACTTTGGTTAAACTAATTCAGGGGTTTTTACCTCCCCAACAAGGAAGTATTTATTTTGGCGAACAAAATATTGCCGAAGTTTCTTCCAAAGAACTATTGTCTAATATTAGTTTGGTAGACCAAAATATTTTTTTATTTTCCGCAAGCATTAAAGAAAATATTCTTTATGGAAACATACAAAAAAAACACGACGCCAACTTAGAAGAAGATATTATTTCTGCCGCAAAGCTGGCTGATGCGCATCAGTTTATTACAGAAAAACCCAAAGCTTATAATAGTTTTTTAAATGTAGAGGGTAATGAACTTTCTGGAGGGCAAAGACAAAGGTTAAATATTGCTCGTGCTTTATTTAAAAATGCTCCCTTACTTATTTTAGACGAAGCCAGCAGCGCCTTAGATGCCAAAAGTGCCGAAGCTATACAGTCCACAATAGATAAACTAATACCTCACACCACAAGCCTAATTATTACTCATAAATTGCACTCTTTAAAAACAGCAAACCATATTATTGTATTAGACAAAGGTTCTGTTGCCGAACAAGGCAGCCATGCGGAGTTAATGCAAAAAAAATCCCTATACTTTCGTTTAGCAGTAAAACAAGGCATTAGCTTAGACTAG
- a CDS encoding sigma 54-interacting transcriptional regulator: MNWTNVDSTHVIAKLKGLLKSWWNIEVLLVDNNGVLHDTKVDSMLGHLKPILTHKTFLKKIESVNLIAIKELKHLNKDYIYKEAHHMGLESLHIPIKFNKEVLGSVVAVGFKHQASEVSNTLQYLSLNDKQLSQLSAGLRNIADLENNHLVDILNSIAEEIQLVYAELSSKEKILSEITKEDSVFRYGNMIGSSKKMKELYEVLEKIKSANSSILIQGENGTGKELIAHCIHQSSQRKNKAFVIQNCSALNDNLLESELFGHVKGSFTGAHADKKGLFEVANNGTFFLDEIGDTSPSMQVKLLRVLQDGTFLPVGGTETRTTNVRIIAATNKNLEKMVEEGTFREDLYYRLNVISLRAPALRDRSSDIPILVTYFLNQQMKKSKKNILMSKVAIDKLQHYSWPGNVRELQNEIERAVVLCSSIGKINESDLSLKITHHTNDTILENKNINALSHFSGKLKDALASLEKQILQEGLRKTGGNKSRLSKELGISRANLIMKVEKYGLEVKKKAV, from the coding sequence ATGAATTGGACAAATGTCGACAGCACTCATGTAATCGCTAAACTAAAGGGTTTATTAAAGTCTTGGTGGAACATAGAGGTTTTATTGGTAGATAACAACGGGGTTCTGCATGATACAAAAGTAGACTCAATGCTGGGTCATTTAAAACCGATTTTAACTCACAAAACTTTTTTAAAAAAAATAGAGTCAGTTAATTTAATTGCGATAAAAGAATTAAAGCATCTTAATAAAGATTATATATATAAAGAAGCTCATCATATGGGGCTAGAAAGTTTACACATTCCTATTAAATTTAATAAAGAGGTGTTAGGCAGTGTTGTTGCTGTTGGCTTTAAACATCAAGCTTCTGAGGTGTCTAATACTCTTCAATACCTATCTTTAAATGATAAGCAATTAAGCCAATTGTCTGCGGGGCTTCGCAACATTGCTGATTTAGAAAATAATCACCTTGTGGATATATTAAATTCGATTGCAGAAGAAATTCAATTAGTTTATGCAGAATTATCTAGCAAAGAAAAAATCTTATCAGAAATTACAAAAGAAGATTCTGTTTTTCGATATGGAAATATGATTGGTTCTTCAAAAAAAATGAAAGAACTTTATGAAGTTTTAGAAAAAATTAAATCGGCAAACAGTAGTATTTTAATTCAAGGAGAAAACGGAACTGGTAAAGAGCTGATTGCCCATTGCATTCATCAAAGTTCACAAAGAAAAAACAAAGCCTTTGTAATACAAAACTGCTCTGCCTTAAATGATAATTTATTAGAAAGTGAACTTTTTGGGCATGTAAAAGGTAGTTTTACGGGTGCTCATGCAGATAAAAAAGGTTTGTTTGAAGTCGCCAACAATGGCACGTTTTTTCTAGACGAAATTGGTGATACCAGCCCTAGTATGCAAGTAAAATTACTGCGCGTTTTGCAAGATGGCACTTTCCTTCCTGTGGGAGGAACTGAAACCAGAACCACCAATGTAAGAATTATTGCTGCCACCAATAAAAATTTAGAAAAAATGGTTGAAGAAGGAACTTTTAGAGAAGACCTTTATTACCGGTTAAATGTAATTAGTTTGCGCGCTCCTGCGCTTAGAGACCGTTCTTCTGATATCCCTATTTTAGTAACTTATTTTTTAAATCAGCAAATGAAAAAAAGTAAAAAAAATATTTTAATGTCTAAAGTAGCCATAGATAAGTTGCAACATTACTCGTGGCCAGGAAATGTGCGTGAGTTACAAAATGAAATTGAAAGAGCTGTGGTTTTATGTTCAAGCATAGGTAAAATTAATGAAAGCGATTTGTCTTTAAAAATTACCCATCACACCAATGACACGATTTTAGAAAATAAAAACATTAACGCCTTATCTCATTTTTCAGGAAAACTAAAAGATGCCTTAGCTAGTTTGGAAAAACAAATTCTTCAAGAGGGCTTGCGAAAAACGGGCGGAAACAAATCTAGACTTTCTAAAGAATTAGGAATTAGCCGAGCTAACCTAATTATGAAAGTAGAAAAGTATGGATTAGAAGTTAAGAAAAAAGCGGTTTAA